In Bacillus cereus ATCC 14579, a single window of DNA contains:
- a CDS encoding YpiF family protein — MKWIVKDVEQFEQAREYVDTGVIPLLSISAAKEMKMVVEQGEFIELLSTELEREYKGRVLLLPAFTYLVESQKNEKGRLQEWTNHLRSEGFKHIAYVTSDFSWKEDMQELQGDLFWFPSLALEQFSDQAKREVIHAHIKNIMVMLEEKWGNS, encoded by the coding sequence TTGAAGTGGATTGTAAAAGATGTGGAACAGTTTGAGCAAGCAAGAGAGTATGTTGATACAGGAGTAATACCGCTGTTATCAATTTCGGCAGCAAAAGAAATGAAAATGGTTGTAGAACAAGGTGAATTTATCGAATTGTTGAGCACGGAATTGGAAAGAGAGTATAAGGGAAGAGTGCTTTTACTGCCTGCGTTTACGTATTTGGTAGAAAGTCAAAAGAATGAAAAAGGTCGTTTGCAAGAATGGACAAATCATTTACGAAGTGAAGGTTTTAAGCATATTGCTTATGTTACAAGTGATTTTTCATGGAAAGAGGATATGCAAGAGTTACAGGGAGATTTGTTTTGGTTTCCTTCATTAGCATTAGAACAATTTAGTGATCAAGCAAAAAGAGAAGTTATTCATGCACATATAAAAAATATAATGGTGATGTTGGAAGAGAAATGGGGAAACTCATAA
- the qcrA gene encoding menaquinol-cytochrome c reductase iron-sulfur subunit — protein sequence MSEKEHRVSRRQFLNYTLTGVGGFMAAGILMPMTRFALDPVLRKEAGTDMVAVAQVKDITTEPKRFDFKVKQVDGWYKSEEPKSAWVHKDESGDIVAFSPVCKHLGCTVNWNSDKAHPNQFFCPCHGGRYTKDGINIKGTPPLAPLDVYESKVKDGTLYLGKAKPRGGAK from the coding sequence GTGAGCGAGAAAGAACATCGCGTGTCAAGAAGACAATTTTTAAATTACACACTCACAGGGGTAGGAGGCTTTATGGCTGCCGGTATTTTAATGCCGATGACGCGATTTGCGCTTGATCCGGTGTTAAGAAAAGAAGCGGGAACGGATATGGTTGCTGTTGCGCAAGTAAAGGATATTACAACAGAGCCGAAGCGTTTCGATTTTAAAGTGAAGCAGGTTGATGGTTGGTACAAGTCTGAAGAACCAAAATCAGCTTGGGTTCATAAAGATGAAAGCGGAGACATTGTTGCGTTCTCTCCAGTATGTAAACATTTAGGATGTACAGTTAACTGGAATTCGGACAAAGCACATCCGAATCAATTCTTTTGCCCATGTCACGGGGGTCGTTATACAAAAGATGGGATTAACATTAAAGGTACGCCACCCCTTGCTCCGCTTGATGTGTACGAGTCTAAAGTGAAAGATGGAACGCTGTATCTAGGAAAAGCGAAGCCAAGAGGGGGTGCAAAGTAG
- the qcrB gene encoding menaquinol-cytochrome c reductase cytochrome b subunit, whose product MLNKIYDWVDERLDITPIWRDIADHEVPEHVNPAHHFSAFVYCFGGLTFFVTVIQILSGMFLTMYYVPDIKNAWESVYYLQNEVAYGQIVRGMHHWGASLVIVMMFLHTLRVFFQGAYKKPRELNWIVGVLIFFVMLGLGFTGYLLPWDMKALFATKVGIQIAEQTPLIGPYIKTLLAGHSEIVGAQTLTRFFAIHVFFLPAALLGLMAFHFIMIRKQGISGPL is encoded by the coding sequence ATGTTAAATAAAATTTATGATTGGGTGGATGAAAGATTAGATATTACACCAATATGGCGTGATATCGCTGATCATGAAGTACCTGAACATGTAAACCCGGCACATCACTTTTCTGCATTCGTCTATTGCTTTGGAGGACTTACCTTTTTCGTTACTGTAATTCAAATTTTATCTGGAATGTTTTTGACGATGTATTATGTGCCTGATATTAAAAATGCTTGGGAATCAGTTTACTATTTACAAAATGAAGTTGCTTATGGGCAAATTGTTCGTGGTATGCACCACTGGGGTGCTAGTCTCGTAATTGTAATGATGTTTTTACATACACTCAGAGTTTTCTTCCAAGGTGCGTATAAAAAGCCCCGTGAGTTAAACTGGATTGTTGGTGTTCTTATTTTCTTTGTTATGTTAGGTCTTGGTTTTACCGGATATTTATTACCGTGGGATATGAAAGCTTTATTTGCTACAAAAGTAGGGATTCAAATTGCAGAGCAAACACCGCTCATTGGTCCTTATATTAAAACATTACTCGCTGGTCATTCCGAAATTGTTGGCGCTCAAACATTAACTCGCTTCTTTGCTATTCACGTCTTCTTCTTACCAGCAGCACTTCTAGGTTTAATGGCCTTCCACTTCATCATGATTCGCAAACAAGGTATTTCCGGTCCACTATAA
- the qcrC gene encoding menaquinol-cytochrome c reductase cytochrome b/c subunit, which yields MHRGKGMKFVGDSRVPVARKPNIPKDYSEYPGKTEAFWPNFLLKEWMVGAVFLIGYLCLTVAHPSPLERMADPTDAGYIPLPDWYFLFLYQLLKYSYASGSFTVIGAFIMPGIAFGALLLAPFLDRGPERRPLKRPVATGFMLLAIASIIFLTWESVAHHDWEAAKKQGAIVKTAPVDKNDDGYKLMQKNTCLTCHGDNLQGGAAAPALQNLTLKPEEIAKIAKEGKGSMPKGVFKGTDEELKKLSEFVAKYNKK from the coding sequence ATGCATCGCGGCAAAGGGATGAAGTTTGTAGGAGATTCTCGGGTACCAGTAGCTCGGAAACCAAATATTCCAAAAGACTATTCTGAATACCCAGGGAAAACAGAAGCATTTTGGCCGAACTTCTTGTTAAAAGAATGGATGGTTGGTGCAGTTTTTTTAATCGGTTATTTATGTTTAACAGTGGCGCATCCGTCGCCGCTTGAGAGAATGGCGGACCCAACAGATGCTGGATATATACCACTTCCAGATTGGTATTTCTTATTCTTGTATCAGTTATTAAAGTATTCGTATGCTTCCGGTTCATTTACTGTAATTGGAGCATTTATTATGCCAGGGATTGCGTTTGGAGCATTACTGTTAGCTCCATTTCTTGATCGAGGTCCAGAAAGACGTCCATTGAAGCGTCCTGTGGCAACTGGATTTATGCTTTTAGCAATTGCATCGATTATCTTTTTAACTTGGGAATCTGTAGCACACCACGACTGGGAAGCTGCAAAAAAACAAGGAGCAATTGTAAAAACAGCGCCAGTTGATAAAAATGATGATGGCTATAAATTAATGCAAAAAAATACTTGTTTAACATGTCATGGTGACAATTTACAAGGCGGGGCAGCAGCACCGGCACTGCAAAACTTAACTTTAAAGCCAGAAGAAATTGCTAAAATTGCGAAAGAGGGAAAAGGTTCAATGCCTAAAGGTGTATTTAAAGGTACGGATGAGGAACTGAAGAAGCTTTCGGAATTCGTTGCAAAGTATAATAAAAAATAA
- a CDS encoding DUF1405 domain-containing protein, whose amino-acid sequence MVYLYAMLRQRSVLLFLLIVNLLGTIYGFIWYGNQLKETSPIFWPFVPDSPMATLFFVFVLIAFLAKRNWGLIEALAIVTLIKYGIWAVVVNAIMIYVKGPIGLMGYMLMLSHFAMAIQGFLYAPFYRIKKWHFIVAAVWTLHNDAIDYLFWQMPRYGIMHLFVEEIGYFTFWLSIAVLCITYYCCLREQRKQFSL is encoded by the coding sequence TTGGTGTACTTGTATGCAATGTTAAGACAACGCTCGGTATTATTATTTTTATTAATTGTTAACTTATTAGGTACAATTTATGGATTTATATGGTACGGAAATCAATTGAAAGAAACGTCACCTATATTTTGGCCGTTTGTACCAGATAGTCCTATGGCGACTCTCTTTTTTGTCTTTGTTTTAATTGCTTTTTTGGCAAAGAGAAACTGGGGATTAATAGAAGCGTTAGCGATTGTAACTTTAATAAAATATGGTATTTGGGCTGTTGTTGTAAACGCGATTATGATTTACGTAAAAGGGCCTATAGGCCTTATGGGCTACATGTTAATGCTTTCGCACTTCGCGATGGCAATACAAGGATTTTTATATGCTCCATTCTATCGTATAAAAAAATGGCATTTTATAGTAGCAGCTGTGTGGACGTTGCATAACGATGCAATTGATTATTTATTTTGGCAAATGCCGCGATATGGAATTATGCATTTGTTTGTAGAGGAAATTGGTTATTTTACGTTTTGGTTAAGTATTGCTGTACTATGTATTACATATTATTGTTGCTTACGTGAGCAAAGAAAACAATTTTCTTTATGA
- a CDS encoding TIGR01906 family membrane protein, which produces MEKNKSGTKILDRLITLVVSYSIAFSIFALATMAVVYGKWLYYFEIDFLNIPDLADMTKDEIKRNYDVLITYLSPFYDGALHLPTLDMSTNGRIHFVDVKNILVKIQYVMYATIMIAVIGGIYLLKKKNEKFLLHGSILTIIFPIALMLPIAINFEKSFVLFHKLLFSNDYWVFDPEKDPIILMLPEEFFMHAACAILLFILGGSILCYSLYRYLVKKKRMSQKKFSA; this is translated from the coding sequence ATGGAGAAAAATAAGAGTGGTACAAAAATATTGGATCGATTGATTACTTTAGTTGTTTCATATAGCATAGCATTTTCTATTTTTGCACTCGCAACAATGGCAGTTGTATATGGAAAATGGTTGTATTATTTTGAAATTGATTTTTTAAATATTCCTGATTTAGCGGATATGACGAAGGATGAAATTAAAAGAAATTACGATGTGCTTATTACATATTTATCCCCGTTTTATGACGGAGCATTACATTTGCCCACATTAGATATGTCCACAAATGGCCGTATTCATTTTGTAGATGTTAAAAATATTTTAGTAAAGATTCAATATGTGATGTATGCGACAATTATGATTGCAGTGATAGGCGGAATTTATTTATTAAAAAAGAAAAATGAAAAGTTTTTACTGCACGGATCGATTTTAACAATCATTTTTCCGATAGCGCTTATGTTACCAATTGCTATTAATTTTGAAAAGAGTTTTGTATTATTCCATAAACTTTTATTTAGTAATGATTATTGGGTTTTTGATCCTGAAAAGGATCCAATTATATTAATGTTACCAGAAGAGTTCTTTATGCATGCTGCGTGTGCTATTTTATTATTCATTTTAGGTGGGAGTATACTTTGTTACAGCTTATATAGATATCTCGTAAAAAAGAAAAGGATGTCACAGAAAAAATTCTCTGCTTAA
- the ypjB gene encoding sporulation protein YpjB → MKRTLIGLIAFLIIMFPLRIYAEEWNELTGLLDDSLQLVKRNEDEKAVQVLQHFSEQFLIKGNEKKQEVTPDQVRVISLAYDKAQQSLSEEGLGKQAKIDNVLALQLAVDAQVSKYQPLWMERERKVMDAFSQMEKAMEKEDAGQFQQTLNTFLNEFNIIYPSLMIALPENEVQRVNVHLSYLDEFRNVMLKTKGGQMQLGIIKGDLQKIFHTVKKDEIAPSLIWFMTITGGLILFTLTYVGWRKYKGEREKRKSNVHSKNR, encoded by the coding sequence ATGAAGAGAACATTAATTGGATTGATAGCATTTCTAATTATAATGTTTCCGTTACGTATATATGCTGAAGAGTGGAATGAGCTAACAGGGTTGTTAGACGACTCGTTACAGTTAGTGAAGCGTAATGAAGATGAAAAAGCGGTACAAGTATTACAACATTTCTCGGAGCAGTTTTTAATAAAGGGGAATGAAAAGAAGCAGGAAGTAACACCAGATCAAGTTAGAGTTATTTCTTTAGCTTACGATAAGGCGCAACAATCGCTCTCTGAAGAAGGTTTAGGTAAGCAAGCTAAAATTGATAATGTGCTGGCATTACAACTTGCTGTTGATGCACAAGTATCGAAATATCAACCACTTTGGATGGAAAGAGAAAGGAAAGTAATGGATGCCTTTTCTCAAATGGAAAAAGCGATGGAAAAAGAAGATGCTGGGCAGTTTCAACAAACGTTAAATACGTTTTTAAATGAATTCAATATTATTTATCCAAGCTTAATGATTGCTTTGCCAGAAAACGAGGTCCAGCGTGTAAATGTTCATTTATCTTATTTAGATGAATTTCGTAACGTTATGTTAAAAACGAAAGGCGGCCAAATGCAATTAGGGATTATTAAAGGGGATTTGCAAAAGATATTTCACACAGTAAAAAAAGATGAAATTGCACCCTCTCTCATTTGGTTTATGACAATTACTGGGGGACTTATTTTATTCACATTAACTTATGTTGGATGGAGAAAGTATAAAGGAGAGAGAGAAAAAAGAAAAAGTAATGTACATTCTAAAAATAGATAA
- a CDS encoding zinc metallopeptidase — MMFYLIYFAIIMIIPLYAQSRVRSAYSKYSQVYSTSGMTGAEVARKILDENGLYNVAVEETPGHLSDHYDPTAKTVRLSTDNYYGHSVAGTAVAAHEVGHAIQDAQDYNFMRIRHSLVPVANFGSNISWVFIMIGIFATMSKLLLLGIILMAAGVVFQLVTLPVEFDASKRAMQQIEALGIVSTDEYGQARKVLNAAALTYVAAAAVAVFELLRLVLMYTGMQRSDD, encoded by the coding sequence ATGATGTTTTATTTAATTTACTTCGCGATCATAATGATCATACCGTTGTATGCACAGTCAAGAGTACGTAGTGCCTATAGCAAGTATTCACAAGTTTATTCAACATCAGGTATGACAGGAGCGGAAGTGGCTCGAAAAATTTTAGATGAAAATGGATTATACAACGTAGCTGTCGAAGAAACACCAGGTCATTTATCAGACCATTATGATCCAACCGCTAAGACGGTTCGATTATCAACAGATAACTATTATGGACATTCAGTTGCTGGTACAGCAGTTGCAGCACACGAAGTAGGACACGCAATTCAAGATGCACAAGATTATAACTTTATGCGTATTCGTCATTCGTTAGTTCCTGTGGCTAATTTTGGATCGAATATATCATGGGTATTTATTATGATTGGTATATTTGCGACAATGTCAAAACTATTGTTATTAGGTATCATTTTAATGGCAGCAGGTGTTGTGTTCCAGCTCGTTACATTGCCAGTTGAGTTTGATGCGTCAAAGCGCGCAATGCAACAAATTGAAGCGTTAGGTATTGTATCAACAGATGAATATGGGCAAGCTCGTAAAGTATTAAATGCGGCAGCATTAACATATGTAGCAGCTGCAGCTGTAGCGGTATTTGAATTATTACGTCTCGTATTAATGTATACTGGTATGCAGCGTAGCGACGACTAA